One genomic region from Jilunia laotingensis encodes:
- a CDS encoding choice-of-anchor J domain-containing protein, with product MKYIKYLLPIVAVGCFLAYAANEPENLKILPKHPATPPVEQGAPAPTPIQLAGAEDGIPYGLHTVSVDEKAVTIQWNNPEPMDGYFDDFEGHSDFVINSPGSIGWDYLDQDNANTYTWSAASFPNQGQKMAFIIMNPSQTAPSTSDWPNIQPFSGKKMLVAFCATTQNNDYIISPELKFSKDFQISFQAKTYSDRDGLERVRVGYSTTGKRPSDFTYVTKLPYEEVPVEWTLMQYTIPKNAKYVMINCVSDDAFMLLIDDIFIGTNKIRPKVKSEDKQLIGFNIYRNGEKVNQMPIEQIIYTDNVPEFGDYRYAVSCVYSDNSESEHSELLDVKVPDTRLLPFEDDFSNWTLDPDKWSTPVDEEGNDNNWKIDYFTYGLVDPAATYAYSRLQNYSQSLITRELRTVDPDNTFLRFELRLLNYRSIDGDTLSVELSVDNKNWKRVKYFCNEEGTFTWRAEQFDLKDYLEGREMFRIRFRAHGDEAFYLDYWYVDDIKIWNPQWTTAQMTVKQSGATVSGCLVTLTADHGAIIQAMTSANGVINFPKIEKGKYEVVISKDGYNAYKETWEVQNDTDNRFTATLTRPDLKVDNADLSVELKAEQTTTRSITLKNDGDGQVKWNLAPLYEANSGSIEHRWDVQHSFNASSDLQSSIAFDGENFYTASWFYLGKYFKYDKEGNFIEEFSISGMYYKLYDLAFDGQYFYGSDGTNTLFQLDLRNKRLIKEIVISDQTDLEITHCSYDSRNDQFWVGGYNSIGRVDREGNIKVSFRNISTEMEVSSSGSAFDNITPGGPYLWFSSQETSGHNSMDMTQIIQYNINTRKIVSTHSTMDIPGYKVGNYVTGPNYLTGMEATTSFKDGTLTLLGVLQQSPSRIFAYNLCDVNSWLSYTPKSGTLEAGEEQKLTVAIDARNGEVGQSYTSDLSLYSVPDIGIKKLSVKYTVTEASETPRPIRLSATGEGNTDVKLTWEKGSTNKQPVGFYIYRNGKRVNESVINATEYLDRNLLHGNYKYTVTAVYANNKESVHSDEAIVTIKFGAPYYSPTGLTSSVKQNRQVFLSWQLPDEKTKTPVDLRWDSGTNEESFGIGEGGYFWAGTLWEYEDLIAYRGMSLDEVSVFIKERCLALSLKLYKDDDCILTQQIKSSDIRYGEYNMVKLNEPVHIEAGYSYKVTFLVMHEAGMHPIGMDASASVDGKGNIISMDGKEWYPANYEGIDGNFNISIHLSPSNGSTDLIPAGYNVYRNGAKINSSVVKERTFSDEVRQAGIYAYQVSTLYENGGESGLSDIAEAEIIEIGMPHAPSLLKADVELNRTIRLRWNFPLATESSFPIDLTRIPVTCQENYPEFVHMFRGHFPSEMAVASDGEYIYTSLFKAKGTINKYSLNGDFIESFDVNNQLNGIRNLAFDGTDFYVSDCNSFIYKVDMENKVLSDTLSISEIARHLTYIPDLDEGRGGFEVGDWETGIYVNKKGAKLGGANVYKGAAGTAYYNGVLYAFEQGYENPYSICMYDYRTGTQTGRIDLADYLEIKPELGASAGGMSVITTKEGLHLLGLALQEPSNTRFIFLDLDGVKGVEGYNIYCNGEKLNDSPLKFRYFEEVRSTAGEYTYEVETVYIDGTTSAKSRQATIEIIEAGNCDAPIQLKVQQSTYPYNVILSFVDPAITTASMYESAESGTVGSPFSSSGWQNVEDTWLVTGDDAYEGNKALTADNRRTAWLILPVSGFDDNFVFSLVARSKDDHHGNGTLQILSSAHGDRLDDFIQVAAITTNEEWKQFSYPFSAETKYIVIRQHADAIPSMIDAISLNENAIDAIYGYDIYRDGEKVNDEAVSGISYTDHNLLPGEYTYQVKAHYRTSCISDFSDKAVIDVKYSNNCQKPGQLSGEQTPDGIRLEWSAPSLGEAVHLKWHSGTAYGSAGMPSGGSYFAGVQWSGEELQAYGHMALSEVEVYINQVPDALFLLVYEGSSLVYQQYVPELRQRSFNTIVLDRPIPVNTAKSLRVVVYVEHNEITVPLGYDEGPARIGKGDLYSSDGVSWETLSNNDINGNWNITIGLRAYAQTPARIPEFIDGKAFVPKAATGESLQSIPLSGVTTSVVNTFEGYNLYCNSELVNGEPLHATFYLDKKVYDGKYLEYQVAAIYSACGEVTSNTVRLLSTGIEEYAVEGEIRFHTKDSYLIIEGVQAKMEVCLIDTHGRIVFLGITDDEETYRINIAAIPTGIYLVKVDSVVGKVVITK from the coding sequence ATGAAATACATTAAATATTTACTTCCTATAGTAGCTGTTGGCTGTTTTTTAGCTTATGCTGCGAATGAACCGGAGAATTTGAAGATTTTACCTAAACATCCGGCTACGCCTCCGGTTGAACAGGGGGCACCGGCTCCAACACCCATTCAATTGGCAGGAGCAGAGGATGGAATCCCTTATGGGCTTCATACGGTGAGTGTCGATGAGAAGGCGGTGACCATACAGTGGAATAATCCTGAACCGATGGATGGTTATTTTGATGACTTTGAAGGACATTCCGATTTTGTTATAAACTCGCCCGGAAGCATCGGTTGGGATTATCTGGATCAGGATAATGCCAACACTTATACTTGGTCGGCAGCTTCGTTTCCTAATCAAGGGCAGAAGATGGCATTTATTATCATGAATCCTTCACAAACGGCTCCTTCAACAAGTGACTGGCCGAATATTCAACCATTTTCGGGCAAGAAGATGTTAGTTGCATTTTGTGCTACGACTCAAAATAACGATTATATAATTTCGCCTGAATTGAAATTTTCAAAAGATTTTCAGATCAGTTTTCAAGCAAAGACTTATAGTGATAGAGATGGTTTGGAACGTGTCCGTGTGGGTTACTCCACTACAGGTAAGCGTCCGTCGGATTTTACTTATGTGACTAAATTACCTTATGAAGAGGTTCCGGTAGAATGGACACTTATGCAGTATACCATCCCTAAAAATGCTAAATATGTGATGATCAACTGTGTATCCGATGATGCTTTTATGCTTTTGATTGATGACATCTTTATCGGAACAAATAAAATACGTCCGAAGGTCAAGTCGGAAGATAAGCAACTGATTGGGTTCAATATTTATCGAAATGGGGAAAAAGTGAATCAGATGCCGATAGAACAGATTATTTATACGGATAATGTACCTGAATTCGGTGATTATCGGTATGCGGTCAGTTGCGTTTATTCGGATAATAGTGAATCAGAACATTCGGAACTACTTGATGTTAAGGTACCCGATACCCGCTTATTGCCTTTTGAAGATGATTTCAGCAATTGGACATTGGATCCGGATAAGTGGAGTACTCCTGTTGATGAAGAGGGAAATGATAATAATTGGAAAATAGATTATTTTACTTATGGTTTGGTAGATCCAGCGGCTACATATGCCTATTCGCGTCTTCAAAATTATTCTCAGTCACTCATTACACGTGAACTCAGAACGGTTGATCCTGATAATACGTTTTTGCGATTTGAATTGCGGTTACTTAATTATAGGAGTATAGACGGTGATACTCTTTCCGTAGAGTTGTCTGTGGATAATAAAAACTGGAAACGGGTGAAATACTTCTGTAATGAGGAGGGAACTTTCACTTGGCGTGCCGAACAATTTGATTTGAAAGATTATTTAGAAGGACGGGAAATGTTCCGTATACGGTTCAGGGCACATGGTGATGAGGCTTTTTATTTGGATTATTGGTATGTAGATGATATTAAGATTTGGAATCCGCAATGGACTACTGCTCAAATGACAGTCAAGCAATCAGGAGCTACAGTTTCCGGATGTCTGGTGACATTGACTGCCGATCATGGAGCAATTATCCAAGCGATGACGAGTGCCAATGGGGTGATTAATTTCCCAAAAATAGAAAAGGGAAAATACGAAGTCGTTATTTCGAAAGACGGCTATAACGCTTATAAAGAAACATGGGAAGTACAAAATGATACAGATAACAGGTTTACTGCTACATTGACACGTCCCGATTTGAAGGTCGATAATGCAGATCTTTCAGTTGAATTGAAAGCTGAACAAACGACAACTCGTTCGATTACCCTGAAAAATGACGGAGATGGACAAGTTAAATGGAATCTAGCACCTTTATATGAAGCAAATTCAGGTAGTATTGAACACAGATGGGATGTGCAGCATTCTTTTAATGCATCGAGTGACTTACAGTCTTCCATTGCCTTTGACGGTGAGAATTTTTATACCGCTTCTTGGTTTTATTTGGGTAAATATTTTAAGTATGATAAAGAAGGAAACTTTATTGAAGAATTCTCTATTTCGGGTATGTATTATAAATTGTATGACTTGGCATTCGATGGACAATATTTTTATGGAAGTGATGGAACCAATACACTGTTCCAGTTGGATTTGCGCAATAAACGGTTGATAAAAGAAATTGTTATCAGTGATCAAACCGATTTGGAGATTACCCATTGTAGTTATGATTCGCGCAATGATCAGTTCTGGGTAGGAGGATACAATTCAATAGGCCGGGTTGACCGTGAAGGGAACATTAAGGTAAGTTTCCGTAATATATCTACGGAAATGGAAGTCAGCAGTTCCGGATCTGCCTTTGATAATATAACTCCGGGTGGTCCTTATCTTTGGTTTAGTAGCCAAGAGACTTCCGGGCATAATAGTATGGATATGACGCAGATCATACAATATAATATTAATACACGCAAGATTGTTTCCACTCATTCTACAATGGATATTCCCGGTTATAAAGTTGGTAATTATGTTACAGGGCCGAATTACCTGACAGGAATGGAAGCTACGACAAGTTTTAAAGACGGTACGTTGACTTTGCTTGGAGTTTTACAGCAGTCTCCATCACGAATTTTTGCTTATAACCTTTGTGATGTTAATAGCTGGTTGTCTTACACTCCTAAGAGTGGTACATTGGAAGCTGGGGAGGAACAAAAACTGACTGTGGCTATAGATGCTCGTAACGGTGAGGTAGGACAAAGCTATACATCCGATCTTTCGCTATATTCTGTTCCAGATATAGGTATAAAAAAATTGAGTGTAAAATATACTGTTACAGAAGCTTCCGAAACTCCGCGTCCTATTAGACTTTCAGCAACAGGTGAGGGGAATACGGATGTGAAATTGACCTGGGAAAAAGGAAGTACGAATAAACAGCCGGTTGGCTTTTATATATATCGTAATGGAAAGAGAGTGAATGAGTCAGTTATTAATGCTACTGAATATTTGGATAGGAACTTGTTGCATGGAAATTACAAATATACCGTAACGGCTGTTTATGCGAATAATAAAGAGTCCGTACATTCGGATGAAGCGATTGTTACGATCAAATTCGGGGCTCCCTATTATTCACCGACCGGGTTGACTTCCAGTGTGAAGCAAAATCGTCAGGTGTTTCTCTCGTGGCAATTGCCTGATGAAAAAACAAAGACTCCGGTAGATTTGCGATGGGATAGTGGTACAAATGAGGAATCATTCGGAATTGGTGAAGGTGGATACTTTTGGGCAGGAACTTTATGGGAGTATGAAGATTTGATCGCTTATCGGGGAATGTCTCTTGATGAGGTCAGCGTATTTATAAAAGAACGTTGCCTGGCACTTTCTTTGAAGCTGTATAAGGATGATGATTGCATTTTGACACAGCAGATTAAAAGTTCCGATATTCGGTATGGTGAGTACAACATGGTTAAATTGAATGAGCCGGTTCATATAGAAGCGGGATACAGTTATAAAGTAACTTTCTTGGTTATGCATGAAGCTGGTATGCATCCGATAGGCATGGATGCTTCTGCATCGGTTGATGGGAAAGGAAATATTATCTCGATGGATGGGAAAGAATGGTATCCTGCTAACTATGAAGGAATTGATGGCAACTTCAATATTTCAATTCACTTGTCACCTTCCAATGGATCGACTGATTTAATTCCGGCCGGTTATAATGTATACCGTAATGGTGCGAAGATCAATAGTAGTGTTGTGAAGGAAAGAACTTTCTCGGATGAGGTGAGACAGGCTGGCATTTATGCTTATCAGGTATCTACTCTATATGAGAATGGTGGCGAATCCGGTTTAAGTGATATTGCTGAAGCTGAGATTATCGAGATAGGAATGCCGCATGCTCCTTCATTATTGAAAGCGGATGTAGAGTTAAATCGCACGATCCGTTTACGCTGGAATTTTCCGTTGGCTACAGAAAGCTCATTCCCTATTGACCTTACTCGCATACCGGTAACTTGTCAGGAAAACTATCCTGAATTTGTTCATATGTTCCGTGGGCATTTTCCCAGTGAGATGGCTGTTGCTTCTGATGGGGAATATATTTATACATCTTTATTTAAGGCTAAAGGTACTATTAATAAATATTCATTGAACGGAGACTTTATCGAGAGCTTTGATGTTAATAACCAGTTGAATGGGATACGTAATTTGGCTTTTGACGGAACGGACTTTTATGTTTCGGATTGCAATAGTTTCATATATAAAGTGGATATGGAGAACAAGGTTCTTAGTGATACCCTGTCTATTTCCGAAATAGCACGCCACCTTACTTATATACCCGATCTGGATGAAGGACGTGGGGGATTTGAAGTCGGTGATTGGGAAACAGGTATATATGTTAATAAGAAAGGAGCTAAATTGGGTGGTGCAAATGTTTATAAAGGAGCGGCGGGAACAGCCTATTATAATGGAGTCCTTTATGCTTTTGAACAGGGTTATGAGAATCCATATTCCATATGTATGTATGATTATAGGACCGGTACACAGACCGGGCGTATTGATCTGGCGGATTATCTGGAGATCAAACCGGAATTGGGTGCATCTGCCGGAGGAATGAGTGTCATTACGACGAAAGAGGGACTTCATTTGCTGGGACTTGCCTTGCAGGAACCGTCTAATACTCGTTTTATTTTCCTCGATTTGGATGGAGTAAAGGGAGTAGAAGGATATAATATTTACTGTAACGGAGAGAAGTTGAATGATTCTCCGTTGAAATTCCGTTACTTTGAAGAAGTACGTAGTACGGCTGGTGAATATACTTATGAAGTTGAGACAGTTTACATAGATGGTACTACTTCTGCCAAATCCAGACAAGCTACTATCGAGATTATTGAAGCAGGCAATTGTGATGCTCCAATTCAGCTTAAGGTACAGCAGTCTACTTATCCGTACAACGTTATTTTGTCATTTGTCGATCCGGCAATTACGACAGCTTCGATGTATGAAAGTGCTGAATCGGGGACAGTCGGTTCTCCTTTCAGTTCTTCTGGTTGGCAAAATGTAGAGGATACTTGGTTAGTTACAGGGGACGATGCTTATGAAGGTAATAAGGCTTTAACTGCGGACAATAGAAGAACTGCATGGCTGATTTTGCCGGTAAGTGGATTTGATGATAATTTCGTATTCTCATTGGTTGCTCGCAGCAAAGACGATCATCATGGTAATGGAACTTTGCAGATACTAAGTTCTGCACATGGCGATCGGTTGGACGACTTTATTCAAGTTGCCGCTATTACTACTAATGAAGAGTGGAAACAGTTTAGTTATCCATTCTCTGCTGAAACTAAATATATTGTGATTCGGCAGCATGCGGATGCTATTCCTTCCATGATAGATGCGATCAGCTTGAATGAAAATGCCATAGATGCCATTTATGGTTATGACATTTACCGGGATGGAGAAAAGGTAAATGATGAAGCGGTAAGTGGTATTAGTTATACTGATCATAATCTGTTGCCCGGTGAATACACTTATCAGGTGAAGGCTCATTACAGGACTTCTTGCATCAGTGATTTCAGTGACAAAGCAGTTATTGATGTGAAGTATAGTAATAATTGTCAGAAACCGGGACAACTTTCTGGCGAACAGACTCCTGATGGTATTCGGTTGGAGTGGAGTGCGCCTTCTTTGGGCGAAGCTGTACATTTGAAATGGCACAGTGGAACCGCTTATGGCTCAGCTGGTATGCCTAGTGGCGGGAGCTATTTTGCAGGAGTTCAATGGTCAGGTGAAGAGTTGCAAGCTTATGGCCATATGGCACTTTCAGAGGTTGAAGTATATATCAATCAGGTGCCGGATGCTTTGTTTTTACTGGTATATGAGGGGAGCAGTCTTGTTTATCAGCAGTATGTACCGGAGTTGAGACAACGTAGTTTCAATACAATAGTTCTGGATCGTCCTATTCCAGTGAATACGGCTAAATCTTTGAGAGTAGTTGTTTATGTAGAGCATAATGAGATCACCGTACCTTTAGGATATGATGAAGGGCCTGCCAGAATTGGAAAGGGCGATCTTTATTCTTCCGATGGTGTAAGCTGGGAGACTCTAAGTAATAATGATATTAACGGCAACTGGAATATTACAATTGGTCTTCGTGCGTATGCACAGACTCCTGCGCGTATACCGGAATTTATAGACGGAAAAGCATTTGTTCCGAAGGCTGCTACGGGTGAAAGTTTGCAGAGTATTCCTCTGTCTGGGGTAACCACTTCTGTTGTCAACACCTTCGAGGGCTATAATCTTTATTGTAACAGTGAACTTGTGAATGGGGAACCGTTGCATGCCACTTTTTATTTAGATAAGAAAGTTTATGACGGGAAATATCTTGAATATCAAGTAGCTGCTATTTATTCTGCCTGTGGTGAAGTAACTTCCAATACCGTACGTCTGTTATCGACTGGTATTGAAGAATATGCAGTCGAAGGTGAAATACGTTTCCATACTAAAGATTCTTATCTCATCATTGAAGGTGTGCAAGCCAAGATGGAAGTTTGTTTGATTGATACCCACGGTAGGATTGTTTTCTTAGGCATTACCGATGATGAAGAAACTTACCGGATAAACATCGCAGCCATACCGACAGGTATATATTTGGTAAAGGTAGATAGTGTAGTCGGGAAAGTTGTAATAACCAAATAG
- a CDS encoding T9SS type A sorting domain-containing protein — MKKFSTLLLFMLIGYSTTYAQSIVFTNNDEVLEDATTVVFQAVEYEDWTGDMGVKAETNLKDEETLEPIGDQLYIKNQGDSDTKISVTVEKLNTSKLTWCGVDDQCTEMKNDILTKSTDLGANASTVVQLDAAFTYGESATYKTKITVKVGLEVVRTIFVNFLYNAAGISSTESNHSIKVANGEFIYSFDNNANYQLDIYNVTGLLVKSEILNQSGNVSLSNLSKGIYIYEVKENGKPIASHKCVIE; from the coding sequence ATGAAAAAATTCAGTACACTTTTATTGTTTATGTTGATAGGATATTCAACAACTTATGCACAATCTATCGTATTCACCAACAATGATGAAGTTTTGGAAGATGCTACGACAGTTGTATTCCAAGCAGTAGAATATGAAGATTGGACAGGTGATATGGGCGTAAAAGCAGAAACTAATTTAAAAGACGAAGAGACACTGGAACCTATAGGAGACCAACTATATATTAAAAATCAAGGTGATTCGGATACAAAAATTTCAGTAACAGTAGAAAAATTGAATACATCCAAATTGACATGGTGTGGTGTTGATGATCAGTGTACTGAAATGAAAAATGATATCCTTACTAAAAGTACTGATCTTGGAGCAAATGCTTCAACAGTTGTACAATTAGATGCTGCTTTTACATACGGAGAGTCTGCAACCTATAAAACCAAAATTACAGTTAAAGTGGGATTGGAAGTAGTCAGAACAATATTTGTAAACTTCTTATATAACGCAGCAGGAATTTCATCTACAGAAAGCAACCATTCCATTAAAGTTGCAAATGGTGAATTCATTTATAGTTTCGACAATAACGCCAATTATCAACTCGACATTTATAATGTTACAGGCTTATTGGTTAAAAGTGAAATTCTCAACCAATCCGGTAATGTTTCGTTAAGTAACCTCTCAAAAGGTATCTATATTTACGAAGTGAAAGAGAATGGTAAACCTATCGCTTCCCACAAATGCGTAATCGAATAA
- a CDS encoding Omp28 family outer membrane lipoprotein — MKIIKHITYIALTTFCLTGCDNISENERFIEVETTEATKCVLIEDFTGQKCVNCPNAAEEAHKIQEMYGTNKVVVVSIHAGFMGVPVAKGGLMTDTGNEYADYWKVEAYPSGLIDRKEGLFDYPAWAAQTYKYIKADTPVDMEISSDYNESNKTVEIKIEATGLESIAGKLQIWLTESNIISPQSMPEGGTNKNYVHNHVFRTTVNGTWGEDIQINEGESKEVTHSYQLDDKWKPENMSIIAFIYDNNGVMQTTTCEIINNNY; from the coding sequence ATGAAAATTATAAAACATATAACTTATATTGCATTAACAACCTTTTGCCTCACCGGATGTGACAATATTTCTGAAAACGAACGTTTTATAGAGGTTGAAACAACCGAAGCTACAAAATGTGTATTAATAGAAGATTTCACAGGACAAAAGTGCGTTAATTGTCCGAATGCTGCAGAAGAAGCACATAAAATCCAAGAGATGTATGGAACGAATAAGGTGGTCGTAGTAAGTATCCATGCGGGATTTATGGGAGTCCCTGTAGCTAAAGGAGGTTTGATGACCGATACGGGAAATGAATATGCAGATTATTGGAAGGTGGAAGCCTATCCTTCCGGATTGATTGATCGCAAAGAAGGGCTATTCGATTATCCGGCATGGGCTGCTCAAACTTATAAATATATCAAAGCAGATACTCCTGTTGACATGGAAATCAGCAGTGATTATAATGAAAGCAATAAAACAGTAGAAATAAAGATCGAAGCCACCGGCCTTGAATCTATCGCTGGGAAATTGCAAATTTGGTTGACAGAAAGCAATATTATATCTCCTCAAAGTATGCCGGAAGGAGGAACTAATAAGAATTATGTACATAACCACGTATTCCGTACTACTGTAAACGGCACATGGGGAGAAGATATACAAATCAATGAAGGCGAGTCCAAAGAAGTAACACATTCATATCAACTGGATGACAAATGGAAGCCGGAAAATATGTCAATAATAGCTTTTATTTATGACAATAACGGAGTTATGCAGACTACAACATGTGAAATTATAAACAACAATTATTAA
- a CDS encoding DUF6029 family protein — MTNYFYYALACLALTTSVTMAQDNGKAITLKGSIQSDVLIPQEDEKIGTGTYDDWALTNTYAELHLLNKYVTAGARLEFLEYPLPGFEKDFKGWGVPYFYVTGNYKGVQLTAGDFYDQFGSGFIFRTYEERSLGIDNSLRGGRLVVQPFKGVNLKLIGGQQRRYWHHNDSWVYGGDLELNVEQWSQRMQESNTYLMLGGSIVSKHEGDEDILLFRPNGEQDEFGDPVMGAYKLNFPKNVGAFDVRARLQKGNYNILVEYARKGQDPSFDNKYIYRHGNALLLSGSYSKRGMSVLLQAKRSEDMAYRSARSMNGTSSFINHLPAFSMQQTYALAALYPYATQNALGEWAFQAELGYNFKRKTALGGKYGTNVKVNVSHIRSIDKNPLDIEDVKGTKGYTSKFFKMGDETYYQDINVQIEKKLSKQFKLNLMYMNQRYNKTVIEGEGGMINSNIAIAEGKYQFNRKFTLRGEVQYLATKHESGDWVHALLELSVLPYFMFTVSDMYGKPFVDNEYRDKEHYYMASVTFNYKAHRLMAGYGKTRAGYNCSGGVCRYVPASKGVQISYNFNF, encoded by the coding sequence ATGACAAATTACTTCTACTATGCTCTTGCTTGCCTAGCCTTAACAACATCGGTTACGATGGCACAAGACAATGGAAAAGCTATCACATTAAAGGGTAGCATCCAAAGTGATGTATTAATACCGCAAGAGGATGAAAAAATCGGCACAGGGACCTATGACGATTGGGCATTAACCAATACGTATGCCGAACTTCATCTTCTTAATAAGTATGTGACTGCCGGTGCGCGTTTGGAATTTCTAGAATATCCTTTGCCTGGTTTTGAAAAAGATTTCAAAGGCTGGGGCGTGCCTTATTTTTATGTAACAGGTAATTATAAAGGTGTCCAATTGACCGCAGGCGATTTCTATGATCAATTTGGATCCGGTTTTATATTCCGTACTTATGAAGAGCGTAGTCTTGGTATAGACAATTCACTCCGGGGTGGTCGTCTGGTTGTACAACCCTTCAAAGGCGTAAATTTAAAACTCATTGGTGGCCAACAACGTCGTTATTGGCATCATAACGATTCTTGGGTATATGGGGGCGATCTGGAATTGAATGTTGAACAATGGAGCCAACGAATGCAAGAAAGTAATACTTATCTGATGTTAGGAGGATCTATCGTTAGCAAGCATGAAGGAGATGAAGATATTTTGTTATTTAGACCAAACGGAGAACAAGATGAATTCGGTGATCCGGTGATGGGAGCTTACAAACTGAACTTTCCAAAAAATGTAGGTGCATTTGACGTACGCGCACGGTTGCAAAAAGGTAATTACAATATTCTTGTCGAATATGCACGCAAAGGTCAAGACCCTTCTTTTGACAACAAATACATTTATCGCCACGGAAACGCCCTATTACTTTCCGGTTCTTATTCCAAAAGAGGAATGAGTGTATTATTGCAAGCAAAAAGAAGTGAAGATATGGCGTACCGTAGCGCACGTTCAATGAACGGCACCTCCTCTTTCATCAATCATTTACCCGCTTTTTCAATGCAACAAACCTATGCCTTGGCAGCACTTTATCCTTATGCAACCCAAAATGCATTAGGCGAGTGGGCTTTCCAAGCGGAACTCGGATATAATTTCAAGCGTAAAACGGCTTTAGGTGGCAAATATGGAACCAATGTAAAAGTTAACGTTTCACATATACGATCTATAGACAAAAATCCGTTAGATATTGAGGATGTAAAAGGTACTAAAGGATATACCAGTAAATTCTTTAAAATGGGTGACGAGACTTACTACCAAGACATCAATGTACAAATTGAAAAGAAGTTGAGCAAGCAATTCAAATTAAACTTGATGTATATGAACCAGCGTTATAACAAAACCGTTATTGAAGGTGAAGGCGGAATGATTAATTCGAATATTGCTATTGCGGAAGGTAAGTATCAATTCAACCGTAAGTTCACTTTACGCGGTGAAGTACAATATCTCGCCACTAAGCATGAAAGCGGTGATTGGGTTCATGCTTTACTGGAACTTTCGGTATTGCCCTATTTCATGTTCACCGTGAGTGACATGTACGGCAAACCATTCGTAGATAATGAATACAGAGATAAAGAACATTACTATATGGCTTCTGTTACGTTTAATTATAAAGCACACCGTCTAATGGCCGGTTATGGTAAAACCCGTGCCGGATACAACTGTTCAGGAGGTGTATGCCGTTATGTACCGGCAAGTAAAGGTGTACAGATTTCATATAATTTTAATTTCTAA
- a CDS encoding peroxiredoxin family protein, translating into MKKIIYLATLMLWSIVATSYAQLPSVTLKDINGKTVDTAKLQNDGKPFIISFFATWCKPCNRELKAISEVYADWQDETGVKVIAVSIDQAQNIQKVKPLVDGYGWEYEVLLDPNSDFKRAMGVNMIPAVFVIDGNGKIADTRSGYTEGSEEHLIEKVRELIGKK; encoded by the coding sequence ATGAAAAAGATTATTTACTTGGCAACACTCATGCTTTGGAGCATAGTAGCCACCTCTTATGCACAACTACCGTCTGTAACATTAAAAGACATTAATGGTAAAACTGTAGACACTGCCAAATTACAGAATGACGGAAAACCTTTCATCATTAGTTTTTTTGCCACCTGGTGTAAACCTTGTAACCGGGAATTAAAAGCAATTAGTGAAGTCTATGCCGACTGGCAGGACGAAACGGGTGTGAAAGTCATCGCGGTTTCGATTGACCAAGCACAAAACATTCAAAAAGTAAAACCATTGGTCGATGGTTATGGATGGGAATATGAAGTATTGCTCGATCCGAACAGTGATTTCAAACGTGCCATGGGAGTAAATATGATTCCGGCCGTATTTGTTATTGACGGAAACGGAAAGATAGCAGATACACGTAGCGGATACACCGAAGGTTCCGAAGAACATCTGATCGAGAAAGTAAGAGAATTAATAGGAAAGAAATAA